One window from the genome of Variovorax sp. PAMC26660 encodes:
- a CDS encoding MAPEG family protein, with protein sequence MTFSLLTVAYWCVFIACGLPYLAAWIAKAGSFGPRDNMHPRDWAAKQSGWRARANSAQANSFEGLPLFIGAVLIAHQLGVAQAGLDMLSVAYVVLRVIYLGLYIKGIAAARSAVWALAFIVNIAIFFLAR encoded by the coding sequence ATGACTTTTTCTTTGCTCACGGTAGCCTACTGGTGCGTGTTCATCGCCTGCGGCCTGCCGTACCTGGCGGCATGGATTGCCAAGGCCGGCAGCTTCGGCCCGCGCGACAACATGCATCCGCGCGACTGGGCCGCAAAGCAAAGTGGCTGGCGTGCGCGCGCCAACAGCGCGCAGGCCAACAGCTTCGAGGGGCTGCCGCTGTTCATCGGTGCGGTGCTTATTGCGCATCAACTCGGTGTGGCACAGGCGGGGCTCGACATGCTCTCGGTGGCTTATGTGGTGCTGCGCGTGATCTATCTCGGTCTTTACATCAAGGGCATTGCTGCAGCGCGCAGTGCGGTCTGGGCCCTCGCGTTCATCGTCAACATCGCGATCTTTTTCCTCGCACGGTAG
- a CDS encoding ABC transporter substrate-binding protein, producing MLHRRTLISASAIAAASIALPRVFAQQAKLEKTKISIAVGGKAAFYYLPLTISEQLGYFKAEGLDVEISDFAGGARALQAVVGGSADVCSGAYEHTINLQAKNQFFQAFVLQGRAPQIAVGVSTKNMAGYTGIADLKGKKIGVSAPGSSTNMVANLVLSRGGLKASDVSFIGVGVAAGALTALRSGQIDAISNTDPVMTMLEQKGDVKIISDTRTLKGTQQVFGGTMPAACLYASSEFIQKNPNTCQALANAIVHGLKWLQTAGPGDIIKTVPETYLLGDRALYLASFDKVRESIATDGLVPTDGPKTALTAIASFDTSVKADKIDLSKTYTNDFARRAKDRFKA from the coding sequence ATGCTTCACCGCCGCACCCTCATTTCCGCTTCCGCCATCGCCGCCGCATCGATCGCTTTGCCGCGTGTCTTTGCGCAGCAGGCGAAGCTGGAGAAGACAAAGATTTCCATCGCGGTCGGCGGCAAGGCGGCGTTCTATTACCTGCCTCTCACCATCTCCGAGCAACTCGGCTACTTCAAGGCCGAAGGCCTCGATGTCGAAATTTCCGACTTCGCTGGCGGTGCACGCGCGCTGCAGGCCGTGGTTGGCGGCTCGGCCGACGTGTGCTCGGGCGCCTACGAGCACACCATCAACCTGCAGGCCAAGAACCAGTTCTTCCAGGCCTTCGTTCTGCAGGGCCGCGCACCGCAGATCGCGGTGGGCGTGTCGACCAAGAACATGGCGGGCTACACGGGCATTGCCGATCTCAAGGGCAAGAAGATCGGTGTCTCGGCGCCGGGCTCGTCGACCAACATGGTGGCCAACCTCGTGCTCTCGCGCGGCGGCCTGAAGGCCAGCGACGTCAGCTTCATCGGCGTGGGCGTGGCGGCCGGTGCGCTCACGGCATTGCGCTCGGGCCAGATCGATGCCATCAGCAACACCGACCCGGTGATGACGATGCTCGAGCAGAAGGGCGACGTGAAGATCATCAGCGACACGCGCACGCTCAAGGGCACGCAGCAGGTGTTCGGCGGCACGATGCCTGCGGCCTGCCTCTATGCGTCGAGCGAGTTCATCCAGAAGAATCCCAACACCTGCCAGGCGCTGGCCAATGCCATCGTGCACGGGCTCAAGTGGCTGCAGACGGCAGGGCCGGGCGACATCATCAAGACCGTGCCCGAGACCTACCTGCTCGGTGACCGCGCGCTGTACCTTGCGTCCTTCGACAAGGTGCGCGAATCGATCGCCACCGACGGCCTCGTGCCGACCGATGGACCCAAGACGGCGCTCACCGCCATCGCGAGCTTCGACACCTCCGTGAAGGCCGACAAGATCGACCTCTCCAAGACCTACACCAACGATTTTGCAAGGCGCGCGAAAGACAGGTTCAAAGCCTGA